A genomic region of Actinomycetota bacterium contains the following coding sequences:
- the mraY gene encoding phospho-N-acetylmuramoyl-pentapeptide-transferase has product MINIAQYPTYQVLIAVVMALVICVVVFPLWIKVLRYRNIGQQIRADGPQGHLVKQGTPTMGGVLIIIVVFAVYVAMGDFGRLSFLALAAMIGCGLLGFFDDWAKVAKERSLGLSPRAKITGQALIALLFALAAVNWGDISSRVALPLLDASVDLGVYTSVFEVGGFGIIVPWLYIGLVFLMMIATSNTVNLTDGLDGLAAGTITIVMMAYAGIAFRQDRLDIALLAAAVAGACVGFLWYNSHPADIFMGDTGSLGIGAGIAALAVITKTELLLVLIGGIYVIQGLSVILQVASFKLTGKRIFKMAPIHHHFEMLGWSETKVMVRFWVVTGILAGAGFALYFVGSVKG; this is encoded by the coding sequence ATGATCAACATAGCCCAATATCCTACTTACCAAGTCCTTATCGCAGTTGTGATGGCCCTGGTGATCTGCGTCGTCGTCTTTCCGCTTTGGATAAAGGTGCTGCGCTACCGCAACATCGGACAGCAGATCCGCGCAGACGGTCCACAGGGACATCTAGTCAAGCAGGGAACGCCAACGATGGGCGGGGTGCTGATCATCATCGTAGTCTTCGCTGTATATGTGGCGATGGGCGATTTCGGCAGGCTTTCTTTCCTGGCCCTTGCTGCGATGATTGGATGCGGCTTGCTTGGCTTTTTCGATGATTGGGCGAAGGTGGCCAAGGAACGCTCATTGGGGCTCTCTCCCCGCGCTAAAATCACTGGTCAGGCGCTCATCGCACTGCTGTTCGCGTTGGCAGCGGTGAACTGGGGCGACATTTCTTCGCGGGTAGCTTTGCCGCTGCTTGATGCCTCTGTTGATCTGGGCGTATACACGTCTGTGTTCGAGGTCGGGGGATTCGGGATCATCGTCCCATGGCTATACATCGGGCTAGTCTTCTTGATGATGATAGCGACGAGCAATACCGTGAACCTTACCGATGGCCTCGATGGGCTTGCTGCCGGGACGATAACGATAGTGATGATGGCATATGCCGGGATCGCGTTTCGGCAGGATCGCTTAGACATCGCACTGCTCGCAGCAGCTGTGGCAGGGGCTTGCGTCGGCTTCCTGTGGTACAACAGCCATCCTGCAGACATATTCATGGGTGATACCGGCTCCCTAGGGATCGGCGCAGGCATCGCGGCGTTGGCGGTAATCACAAAGACCGAGCTGTTGCTGGTGTTGATCGGTGGGATTTACGTCATTCAAGGACTATCGGTCATCCTCCAGGTGGCGTCGTTCAAACTGACCGGCAAACGAATCTTCAAGATGGCCCCGATACACCATCACTTCGAGATGTTGGGCTGGTCCGAAACCAAGGTCATGGTGCGATTCTGGGTCGTCACGGGAATCCTGGCAGGCGCAGGGTTCGCGCTGTACTTCGTTGGCTCGGTCAAGGGATAG
- a CDS encoding penicillin-binding protein 2: MVDAAVYAQLATEQRTRDIPLPAQRGAIFDREGEPLAVSVQAFSVFADPRAVEDASSTAQAIARVLGGDPAVYAERMQREGGFVYIARKVDVERAEALRELELAGVGFHRDSRRVYPHAEVACQVLGFVGVDDVGLAGLEKYYDDLLAGTPGRLIAERDPGGRPIPGAVISAEEPVDGEDITLTIDRDIQHQAQLALAQAVDRWDAKGGNVIVMDPDTGAILAMASYPFFDPNLFASADQAAFRNRAITDAYEPGSTLKSLTTAAVLEAGIFDPESMFDLPPTIQVGGRTIGEARPRGFMRASLTEIHARSSNVGTVMMGTELGSDALYESMQSFGLTQSTGIDFSGEAVGFLPRVSDWSASTLGTVSFGQGISVTPLQIARAFSAIASDGRLPNPHFRVDAKSASATRQVAISEQTAVTMREVMASVVTSGTGLSAAVQGYEVAGKTGTAQKVKVDGRGYEEGKYIASFGGFLPVDDPRLVILVNIDEPSGAIFGGTVAAPTFAQIASFAVSHLRIPPSATRSDDGTATIPADR; the protein is encoded by the coding sequence GTGGTTGACGCAGCGGTCTACGCCCAACTTGCAACCGAGCAACGGACGCGTGACATCCCCCTTCCTGCGCAACGGGGTGCGATATTCGATCGGGAGGGCGAGCCCCTGGCCGTAAGTGTTCAGGCCTTCAGTGTTTTCGCAGACCCACGCGCAGTGGAAGATGCCTCATCGACCGCGCAGGCGATAGCCCGGGTTCTTGGCGGCGATCCAGCGGTGTATGCGGAGAGGATGCAAAGGGAGGGCGGTTTCGTCTACATCGCCAGGAAGGTCGATGTCGAGCGAGCTGAGGCTCTACGCGAACTCGAGCTGGCAGGCGTGGGATTCCATCGAGACTCGCGCAGGGTGTATCCTCACGCCGAAGTCGCCTGTCAGGTACTCGGATTCGTCGGAGTCGACGACGTCGGATTGGCGGGCCTTGAGAAATACTATGACGACCTACTCGCGGGTACCCCTGGCAGGCTAATCGCCGAGAGGGATCCCGGTGGCCGACCGATACCGGGTGCTGTGATCTCTGCCGAGGAACCCGTTGACGGAGAGGACATAACACTCACGATCGACAGGGACATTCAGCACCAGGCGCAGCTGGCACTTGCGCAGGCCGTCGACAGATGGGATGCGAAGGGCGGCAACGTGATCGTGATGGATCCTGACACGGGGGCGATCCTGGCGATGGCATCATACCCATTCTTCGACCCCAACCTGTTTGCATCGGCTGATCAGGCTGCCTTTAGGAATCGTGCGATCACCGATGCCTATGAGCCAGGGTCAACACTGAAATCGCTTACAACTGCTGCGGTCCTAGAGGCCGGGATATTCGATCCAGAAAGCATGTTCGACCTGCCTCCAACGATCCAAGTCGGCGGGCGAACCATCGGCGAGGCGAGACCAAGGGGATTCATGCGGGCCAGCCTTACAGAGATTCATGCCAGGTCCAGCAACGTTGGGACTGTCATGATGGGTACGGAGCTCGGTTCGGATGCACTATACGAGTCCATGCAGTCCTTCGGCTTGACCCAGTCCACCGGCATCGATTTCTCTGGTGAAGCGGTGGGTTTCTTGCCGCGCGTGAGCGACTGGTCGGCATCAACACTTGGAACAGTGTCGTTCGGTCAAGGCATCTCGGTGACGCCGCTGCAGATTGCGCGTGCATTCTCGGCGATCGCCAGTGATGGCAGACTCCCGAATCCGCACTTCAGGGTCGATGCCAAGAGTGCCAGCGCAACTCGACAGGTTGCTATCAGCGAACAGACCGCAGTCACGATGCGCGAGGTTATGGCATCTGTGGTGACCTCGGGTACAGGACTATCGGCGGCAGTTCAGGGATATGAGGTCGCCGGAAAGACCGGAACCGCTCAGAAAGTCAAAGTCGATGGTAGAGGGTACGAGGAGGGCAAGTACATCGCCTCCTTCGGCGGATTCCTGCCAGTCGATGATCCTCGGCTAGTGATTCTCGTCAATATCGATGAACCATCGGGAGCGATCTTCGGCGGTACTGTGGCTGCCCCCACTTTTGCACAGATCGCCAGCTTTGCGGTGTCCCATCTGCGGATACCGCCAAGTGCAACGAGGTCGGATGACGGTACGGCTACAATCCCCGCGGACCGCTGA
- a CDS encoding UDP-N-acetylmuramoyl-tripeptide--D-alanyl-D-alanine ligase, giving the protein MLTLSAGLIAEVTAGEILLGNPDVMANGLQIDSRQVEPGNLFVAFAGERVDGHDFLEEAISAGARVLLVTEAPEQLGSAMEVARLRGITVVKVADALGAVQSLARHHRARLFCPVIGVTGSSGKTTTKDFIYSVISQRAKVVATKGNRNNELGVPLTLFEAGADTDAIVLEMAMRGEGQIATLASIARPTAGLITNIGTSHIEILGSQDAIASAKAELVASIGCEGTVFVNGDDAYADLIASGTCASVIRYGLGVSNEVRAENIVLDEESRPTFDLVTPDARENVTLGLPGRHNVYNALAAAAVGGYMSIPAVDIVTGLQSATITEMRMQAFMTAGGIHVINDAYNANPSSMRAAIETLSAMRAATRRIAVLGDMAELGSLTELAHFRIGEAIKELEIDLLITVGPRAVRIADGARATGMDPSAVFAFDEIAGATAKVLECVAPGDAVLVKASRVIGLERIVDAIVSPE; this is encoded by the coding sequence ATGCTGACGCTTTCTGCAGGACTAATTGCCGAGGTAACTGCAGGGGAGATTCTCCTCGGCAATCCTGATGTGATGGCCAACGGCCTGCAGATCGATTCTCGGCAGGTGGAGCCGGGCAACCTCTTTGTTGCATTCGCTGGAGAACGAGTCGACGGCCACGACTTTCTCGAGGAAGCGATTTCGGCAGGTGCGCGAGTGCTGCTAGTCACTGAAGCGCCTGAGCAGCTTGGTTCGGCGATGGAGGTCGCACGTTTGCGGGGAATCACGGTCGTGAAGGTCGCCGATGCCCTGGGTGCTGTCCAGAGTCTTGCTCGCCACCATCGAGCGAGGCTGTTCTGCCCGGTGATTGGCGTGACCGGATCTTCGGGCAAGACCACAACCAAGGACTTCATCTACAGCGTGATATCGCAGCGCGCCAAAGTGGTGGCGACCAAAGGAAACCGCAACAACGAGCTGGGCGTTCCGCTCACCTTGTTCGAGGCCGGGGCGGACACCGATGCCATCGTCTTGGAGATGGCGATGAGGGGCGAAGGACAGATAGCCACGCTGGCTTCGATCGCCAGACCCACTGCCGGTTTGATAACGAACATCGGGACGTCGCACATCGAGATACTTGGTAGTCAAGATGCGATTGCGAGTGCCAAAGCTGAGCTTGTGGCCTCAATCGGATGCGAGGGTACGGTCTTCGTGAACGGGGACGACGCATACGCCGACCTGATTGCTTCGGGGACCTGCGCCTCTGTGATCCGCTATGGCTTGGGTGTCTCCAACGAGGTGCGGGCGGAGAACATCGTACTCGACGAAGAGAGCCGCCCGACCTTCGACCTGGTCACACCCGATGCCCGTGAGAACGTCACTCTAGGACTGCCAGGGCGCCACAATGTTTACAACGCGTTGGCTGCCGCGGCAGTCGGGGGATACATGAGCATTCCCGCTGTCGACATCGTCACAGGACTGCAGAGCGCGACCATCACAGAGATGCGGATGCAGGCTTTCATGACAGCTGGCGGGATCCACGTCATCAACGACGCCTACAATGCCAACCCATCATCGATGCGTGCTGCGATAGAGACTCTCTCGGCGATGAGGGCAGCGACAAGGCGCATAGCCGTACTTGGCGACATGGCGGAGCTCGGTTCGCTCACTGAGCTTGCCCATTTCAGGATTGGTGAGGCCATCAAGGAGCTGGAGATCGACTTGTTGATCACCGTTGGGCCACGAGCAGTACGGATCGCCGATGGGGCAAGAGCTACAGGCATGGACCCTTCGGCGGTCTTCGCATTCGATGAGATCGCTGGGGCCACGGCGAAGGTACTTGAATGTGTTGCGCCGGGTGACGCAGTCCTGGTGAAGGCCTCACGGGTGATCGGGCTGGAGAGGATCGTCGATGCGATTGTGAGCCCGGAATGA
- a CDS encoding UDP-N-acetylmuramoyl-L-alanyl-D-glutamate--2,6-diaminopimelate ligase has protein sequence MPLFDLMSLLSAAEVLAGEAVQVEGLAYDSRKVGPKDAFFCIPGLQSDGHDFAREAVSRGAAALVVTRRLAEFAHVPQILVADARKALAVAAAVFYGSPSRGLSIVGVTGTNGKTTTTYLVDSILRHSGLATGLIGTVETRIRENAIPAERTTPESLDLQRLLAQMSAEGVEAVAMEVSSHAIDLGRVDAVSFAVAAFTNLTQDHLDYHGSMEAYGAVKLRLFTELEVAKRVINIDDPVGVSFAAAVDDPLTVGTSADAVIRATEVELMPDASRFVLSTPSGQATVTLPIAGAYNVSNALVAAGCAYALGIPLADIAAGLAHATQVPGRLERVSAGQPFSVFVDYAHTPDSLRQVLEAIKRVTPGRVIAVFGCGGDRDPAKRPLMGEAASAVADHAIITSDNPRTEDPNAIIAQILPGMSVGGATYQVEVDRRRAIASALATAGPNDSVLIAGKGHEDYQIFADKTVHFDDREVAFEELSARC, from the coding sequence ATGCCGCTTTTCGATCTAATGAGCCTTTTGTCCGCTGCGGAGGTCCTCGCAGGCGAAGCCGTCCAGGTCGAGGGATTGGCTTATGACTCGCGCAAGGTGGGTCCGAAAGACGCATTCTTCTGCATACCGGGACTTCAGTCCGACGGACATGATTTTGCCCGAGAGGCGGTGTCGCGCGGCGCAGCTGCGCTGGTGGTGACTCGCCGACTGGCCGAATTCGCACACGTCCCGCAAATCCTGGTAGCGGATGCGAGGAAGGCGCTCGCGGTCGCCGCCGCTGTGTTCTACGGCTCGCCTAGTCGCGGGCTCTCGATTGTCGGCGTCACTGGCACAAACGGCAAGACCACTACCACGTACCTCGTGGACTCGATCCTTCGGCACTCCGGGCTGGCGACAGGACTGATCGGCACCGTAGAGACCCGGATTCGCGAGAACGCCATACCCGCCGAGCGGACCACGCCGGAGTCGCTAGACCTTCAGAGGCTGTTGGCCCAGATGTCCGCCGAAGGGGTCGAGGCCGTTGCGATGGAGGTCTCATCGCACGCTATCGACCTAGGTCGCGTCGATGCAGTCAGCTTCGCAGTGGCTGCATTCACCAATCTGACTCAGGATCACCTCGACTATCACGGCTCGATGGAGGCTTACGGGGCTGTCAAGCTGCGTCTTTTCACGGAGCTGGAGGTGGCAAAGCGGGTCATAAACATTGACGACCCGGTGGGGGTATCTTTTGCTGCAGCGGTAGATGATCCGCTGACCGTCGGCACTTCGGCGGATGCGGTAATCCGTGCCACCGAGGTCGAACTCATGCCCGACGCATCGCGGTTCGTACTTTCAACCCCTTCGGGACAGGCCACAGTCACTCTGCCCATCGCCGGCGCGTACAACGTGAGCAACGCTCTTGTTGCCGCCGGATGTGCGTATGCACTTGGAATCCCGCTTGCTGACATCGCCGCCGGGCTTGCGCATGCGACGCAGGTTCCTGGTCGCTTGGAGAGGGTTTCGGCTGGACAGCCCTTCTCGGTATTCGTCGATTACGCACACACCCCGGATAGCCTCAGGCAGGTACTTGAGGCGATCAAGCGCGTTACTCCGGGCCGGGTGATCGCCGTCTTCGGATGCGGAGGAGACCGCGACCCCGCGAAACGCCCGCTGATGGGGGAGGCCGCTTCGGCTGTTGCGGACCACGCGATAATCACAAGCGACAACCCGAGGACCGAGGATCCCAATGCCATAATCGCACAGATACTGCCTGGCATGTCTGTTGGCGGTGCAACCTATCAGGTCGAGGTCGACAGGCGTCGGGCCATCGCGTCAGCGCTGGCCACGGCAGGCCCCAATGACTCGGTACTGATTGCCGGCAAGGGACACGAGGACTACCAGATATTCGCCGACAAGACAGTGCACTTCGACGACCGCGAGGTGGCCTTCGAGGAGCTGAGCGCCCGATGCTGA
- a CDS encoding DUF4349 domain-containing protein, translated as MVRIRSSLTGSWAAKALVLILLLSLALSVAGCAATQTYDMAKEDPYSGGASAPMVEPQPPVDGSTALQGEMAAPGVTEDRAAIGIVPPPGAGPDATGIPPEDRLIVRRVDMRLGVESIEDAVDSIRAAVEKQKGVVIDLNVSTDEDQPVWRYSEMMALEQIPLSGYVTVRIPADGLEAFLTEMAAVGNVLREVESQSDVTQEHVDLSARLKNLQATEAQLREFMTKAKNVTEMLAVEKELSRVRGEIESMQAQIAYLERQAAHSTVTIELTGPKPVVRPVGQDWGFVTALTESVRAFVGTINMIIVGIGAVGPIVVIMLLAWLIARPIINRRRAKRSADDAEVDAS; from the coding sequence ATGGTGCGCATCCGATCGTCACTTACTGGATCTTGGGCTGCCAAGGCCCTGGTGCTCATATTGTTGTTGTCGCTAGCACTATCGGTAGCAGGGTGTGCCGCCACCCAAACCTACGACATGGCGAAAGAGGATCCATACAGCGGCGGCGCATCGGCGCCCATGGTTGAGCCCCAACCTCCTGTAGACGGAAGCACCGCGCTACAGGGTGAGATGGCGGCCCCTGGCGTCACTGAGGATCGCGCTGCTATCGGCATCGTGCCACCGCCGGGTGCCGGACCTGACGCCACGGGCATCCCACCTGAGGATCGCCTGATCGTCAGGCGTGTCGACATGCGCCTCGGGGTCGAATCGATTGAGGACGCTGTCGATTCGATCCGAGCAGCGGTCGAGAAGCAAAAAGGTGTGGTAATCGACCTCAACGTCAGCACCGATGAGGATCAGCCCGTTTGGCGTTACTCGGAGATGATGGCGCTCGAGCAGATTCCGTTGTCCGGATACGTCACGGTTCGCATTCCGGCCGACGGTCTCGAGGCTTTCCTCACAGAGATGGCCGCGGTCGGCAATGTACTGCGCGAAGTCGAGAGTCAATCGGATGTCACCCAGGAACACGTGGACCTCAGTGCCCGCCTAAAGAACCTGCAGGCCACCGAAGCTCAGCTACGTGAATTCATGACCAAGGCCAAGAATGTCACCGAGATGCTCGCTGTCGAGAAGGAGCTGTCGCGGGTTCGTGGTGAGATCGAGTCTATGCAGGCGCAGATCGCTTACCTCGAGCGCCAGGCCGCACACTCGACAGTAACCATTGAGCTTACCGGTCCCAAGCCAGTCGTACGTCCGGTCGGCCAGGATTGGGGCTTCGTTACAGCCCTTACCGAGTCAGTCAGAGCTTTCGTCGGCACCATCAACATGATTATTGTTGGAATCGGCGCAGTTGGCCCAATCGTCGTCATCATGCTGCTAGCCTGGCTGATTGCGCGACCGATCATCAACCGCAGGCGCGCGAAGCGATCCGCCGATGACGCCGAGGTGGATGCCTCTTGA
- the murD gene encoding UDP-N-acetylmuramoyl-L-alanine--D-glutamate ligase, which yields MQPLPQSVAILGAGTSGLAVVDHLVRHRTEGHPAHIALYDSAGPEKLAQAGEDLRRVSVALHAGADALVAPVDLCIASPGIPPASPLFRSALEKSSRVISEIEFAFERSTATWVGVTGTNGKTTVTSLIAHLLQAGGLTAEAVGNIGVPAISVVDRVGSETILVAEVSSFQLASTENFRPKVAVLLNITEDHLDWHGSLEAYARDKAKLFANLADDDVAIIDIDDPGSAVYADAVETTGVRVIRVSRRGVPEGGAGLTPDSMLAIAGQGETHALLSSSDLGIKGAHNVSNALAAAAAASVLGVDLEAIRSGLRSFAPVPHRLQSVLTIDGVEYVNDSKATNPASVMVAVHAFPNSRVVLLLGGRNKGSEFGALASTLSAVGASVIAFGEAAEEIAQQMRAADVPCTVVAGLADAVDAAVRIAIAGDVVLLSPGCASFDEFDGFAHRGEVFVQLVCGIGGPS from the coding sequence ATGCAGCCACTGCCGCAGAGCGTAGCCATTCTAGGGGCCGGAACATCAGGGCTCGCGGTCGTCGATCACCTGGTCAGACACCGCACTGAGGGGCATCCTGCCCACATCGCCCTCTACGATTCCGCAGGCCCCGAGAAGCTCGCGCAGGCAGGCGAGGATCTTCGGCGGGTCTCCGTTGCCTTGCATGCGGGAGCGGATGCACTTGTCGCGCCCGTCGACCTATGCATCGCCAGTCCCGGCATTCCGCCAGCATCACCGCTGTTCCGCTCGGCCCTCGAGAAATCGTCGCGGGTCATAAGCGAGATCGAGTTCGCATTCGAGCGTTCCACCGCGACATGGGTCGGGGTCACCGGAACCAACGGGAAGACCACCGTCACGAGTCTCATCGCGCACCTTCTCCAGGCGGGCGGGCTTACCGCCGAAGCGGTCGGGAACATCGGAGTCCCTGCAATCTCCGTGGTCGATCGGGTGGGAAGCGAGACCATCCTCGTCGCCGAGGTCTCCTCATTCCAGCTGGCATCCACTGAGAACTTCCGCCCGAAGGTTGCGGTTCTTCTCAATATCACCGAGGACCACCTCGATTGGCACGGTTCCCTCGAAGCTTATGCACGCGACAAAGCCAAGTTGTTCGCCAATCTTGCAGACGACGACGTCGCGATCATCGACATCGATGATCCGGGTTCGGCTGTCTATGCCGACGCTGTCGAAACTACTGGGGTACGCGTGATCCGGGTTTCGAGACGAGGTGTCCCTGAAGGGGGAGCGGGCCTCACTCCCGATTCGATGCTGGCGATTGCCGGACAAGGCGAGACCCATGCACTGCTTTCGAGCAGTGACCTGGGCATCAAAGGAGCCCACAACGTCAGCAACGCTCTCGCCGCCGCCGCTGCTGCGTCGGTGCTTGGCGTCGACCTAGAGGCAATCCGAAGCGGACTCAGGAGCTTTGCTCCGGTTCCCCACAGGCTACAGTCGGTCCTAACCATAGACGGCGTCGAGTATGTCAACGACTCCAAAGCCACCAACCCGGCTTCTGTGATGGTTGCCGTCCATGCGTTCCCAAACAGCCGTGTCGTGCTCCTGCTGGGCGGGAGGAATAAGGGCTCCGAGTTCGGTGCTCTCGCGTCCACCCTTTCGGCAGTTGGAGCCTCCGTCATCGCCTTCGGTGAAGCTGCCGAGGAGATCGCGCAACAGATGCGCGCCGCAGATGTTCCCTGCACTGTCGTTGCCGGTCTAGCCGATGCTGTTGATGCTGCAGTCCGGATCGCAATCGCCGGCGATGTAGTCTTGCTATCACCGGGCTGCGCCTCCTTCGATGAGTTCGATGGATTCGCACACCGAGGCGAGGTCTTTGTGCAGCTTGTTTGCGGGATAGGGGGTCCTTCGTGA
- the mraZ gene encoding division/cell wall cluster transcriptional repressor MraZ has protein sequence MFLGDHQHTLDSKGRVSLPARFRIAMTGKLVVAKGLDKCLYVYPADEYVRFVSDLIAKEDFEPRVRKVRRFFTAGAVEVELDSAGRIGLPANLRAWAGLSKDVAVTGNGNRIELWDSEVWSQYSEGGENIEDLAQELADAGLL, from the coding sequence ATGTTCTTAGGTGATCACCAGCATACGCTGGACTCCAAAGGACGCGTTTCCCTGCCCGCGCGTTTCCGGATTGCAATGACAGGCAAGCTCGTCGTTGCGAAGGGTCTGGACAAATGCCTGTACGTCTATCCAGCCGATGAGTATGTGCGCTTCGTATCAGATCTCATCGCGAAGGAGGATTTCGAGCCCAGGGTGCGCAAGGTGAGGAGGTTCTTCACCGCCGGAGCTGTCGAGGTGGAACTCGATTCGGCAGGACGCATCGGATTGCCTGCGAACCTGCGGGCATGGGCGGGCCTTTCCAAGGACGTCGCAGTCACTGGGAACGGCAACAGGATCGAACTTTGGGACTCCGAGGTCTGGAGTCAGTACAGCGAAGGCGGCGAGAACATCGAGGATCTCGCCCAGGAGCTCGCCGACGCAGGCTTGCTCTGA
- the rsmH gene encoding 16S rRNA (cytosine(1402)-N(4))-methyltransferase RsmH, with amino-acid sequence MEYRHTPVLLAEVTQQLSLQPGSIVVDCTLGGAGHAKRIAELIAPTGILVGIDQDEAALKAAADVLCLGQQVVLLKGNFGELDRLLVEAQIPWVDGFLFDLGVSSPQLDIVERGFTYQEDAPLDMRMDHCGPVTAAEIVNTYSESQLARIIRDYGEERWALRIAAFIVAARARRPVTTTGELVDVIKAAIPASARRAGGHPAKRTFQALRIEVNSELKVLETALSAAVKWLSPNGRIAVISYHSLEDRIVKQLFNEGESACECPQGLPICACQKLPILRVLTKRPIVPGRDEIESNPRARSARMRVAQKLADPTGGDSR; translated from the coding sequence ATGGAATATCGGCACACCCCAGTTTTGCTGGCCGAGGTCACGCAGCAGTTATCGTTGCAACCCGGTTCGATCGTAGTCGATTGCACCCTAGGCGGGGCAGGACACGCGAAGCGGATAGCAGAGTTGATAGCTCCCACAGGGATTCTCGTGGGCATAGACCAGGACGAGGCAGCACTAAAAGCAGCAGCAGACGTACTCTGCCTCGGCCAGCAGGTAGTTTTACTCAAGGGGAACTTCGGCGAACTCGATCGTTTGCTCGTCGAAGCACAGATCCCCTGGGTCGACGGATTCCTCTTCGACCTCGGAGTATCCTCACCGCAACTCGACATCGTTGAGCGCGGATTCACTTATCAAGAGGATGCTCCACTGGATATGCGGATGGATCATTGCGGGCCTGTCACAGCAGCGGAGATAGTCAATACGTACTCCGAATCACAGTTGGCCCGCATTATCCGGGACTACGGGGAAGAAAGGTGGGCTTTGCGAATCGCAGCATTCATAGTAGCCGCGCGAGCCCGCCGCCCCGTGACGACGACCGGAGAGTTGGTGGACGTGATCAAGGCGGCGATACCAGCTTCGGCGCGTAGAGCAGGAGGTCACCCCGCTAAACGGACCTTCCAGGCGCTTCGCATCGAAGTGAACTCCGAGCTCAAGGTGCTCGAAACCGCCTTATCAGCCGCAGTGAAGTGGCTCTCACCCAACGGAAGGATCGCGGTGATCAGCTACCACTCGCTTGAGGACAGGATAGTGAAACAACTGTTCAACGAGGGAGAAAGCGCATGTGAGTGCCCGCAAGGGCTCCCCATCTGCGCGTGTCAGAAGTTGCCGATACTCCGAGTCTTGACCAAGCGGCCGATAGTACCCGGCCGAGATGAGATTGAATCGAACCCGCGTGCGCGCTCAGCGCGGATGCGGGTGGCCCAGAAGTTGGCGGACCCTACAGGCGGCGATAGCCGATAG
- the ftsW gene encoding putative lipid II flippase FtsW gives MSAREGFCGGSRARYLLLGSTFYLLVLGTLMVYSASSVADYLRFEDSFYHLKRHILFVGIGLLMMYAASKVDYRFLRKAAWPFLGVCIAALVAVLAIGSMRWGATRWLDLGFITVQPSEYAKLACLLVAALSLSQWRARVITARQLTIRLGGAFAAVSSLVLFQPDMGTTVMIVSTLYFVLVLGRVKASLLAAGTALGIGAAGLLMFVASYREDRVLAFLDPWADPLGDGYQAIQSMLAFGSGGITGMGVGMSRQKFSFLPAAHTDFVFSIVGEELGLLGSLSVVLAFGVFTYAGLKIAFACKDSFGRLVAGGMTATIVLQAIVNMSMVIGLMPITGKPLPLVSYGGTAITLTLLSIGVILSVSSFGAKSQRLSAKRPLIKEPTRASLDERRRNSGSHLPRIGTRAAAVRKRA, from the coding sequence GTGAGCGCCCGTGAGGGATTCTGCGGCGGTAGCCGTGCAAGATATCTCCTGCTTGGCTCGACGTTCTACCTCCTTGTGCTGGGAACCCTGATGGTCTACTCAGCGTCGTCGGTTGCGGACTACCTACGCTTCGAAGACAGCTTCTATCACCTGAAGCGGCATATCCTCTTTGTCGGGATTGGTCTGCTCATGATGTACGCCGCGTCCAAGGTTGACTATCGCTTTCTTCGCAAAGCTGCGTGGCCTTTTCTCGGCGTTTGCATCGCAGCACTCGTAGCGGTCTTGGCGATCGGTTCGATGCGCTGGGGCGCAACACGCTGGCTGGACCTCGGGTTCATCACAGTGCAGCCGTCCGAGTACGCCAAATTGGCATGCCTGCTCGTTGCCGCGCTGTCCCTCTCACAGTGGCGTGCGAGGGTGATCACCGCCCGTCAGCTGACCATACGCCTCGGCGGGGCCTTTGCTGCGGTTTCGTCACTCGTGCTCTTCCAGCCCGACATGGGCACCACCGTCATGATCGTCTCCACTCTCTACTTTGTGCTGGTACTCGGGAGGGTCAAAGCTTCCCTCTTGGCTGCGGGCACAGCGCTCGGGATAGGGGCGGCTGGCCTGCTCATGTTCGTTGCTTCCTACCGAGAAGACCGTGTCCTGGCGTTTCTGGATCCCTGGGCCGATCCACTTGGCGACGGATACCAGGCCATCCAGTCGATGCTGGCTTTTGGATCGGGTGGGATAACGGGTATGGGCGTGGGTATGTCGCGTCAGAAGTTTTCGTTCCTGCCCGCGGCCCACACCGACTTCGTGTTCTCGATCGTCGGCGAGGAGCTGGGCTTGCTCGGATCTCTGTCGGTGGTCTTGGCTTTCGGTGTGTTCACCTATGCGGGACTCAAGATCGCCTTCGCATGCAAGGACTCTTTCGGTCGGCTGGTAGCCGGAGGCATGACCGCAACAATCGTGTTGCAGGCTATTGTGAATATGTCGATGGTCATCGGCCTGATGCCAATCACCGGCAAGCCATTGCCTCTGGTCAGCTACGGAGGGACTGCCATCACCTTGACCCTCCTATCTATCGGTGTGATTCTGTCAGTGTCTTCGTTCGGCGCAAAGAGTCAGCGTTTGAGCGCGAAACGTCCACTTATCAAGGAGCCAACACGTGCGAGTCTGGATGAGCGGCGGAGGAACAGCGGGTCACATCTACCCCGCATTGGCACTCGCGCAGCTGCTGTTAGAAAGCGAGCATGA